GGATCGGCATGAATGGTGATGTTTTAGTGGGCCTTGAGCAAAGCACCGATAATATGAATGTATGGATGACGCCAGACAACACCATGATCAATGCTGAGATTTTTGCAGTGCTCGCATCGGGTGGCCACTATGTTAATGTCCATACTCCTAGCAGTCCCAATGGTGAGCTACGTGGCCAAATTCTTACCAGCAAATATGCGCTCGCTACATTTGCGCTTTCAGGTCAGCAAGAGGTTCCTGCAGTATCGACAATGGCGTCAGGGGATGGCTACGCATTGGTTAACATGAACGATTATTAAGTTGAACTTCGCGTAGTGACAATGGGTGTTGAGGATGCAACTGCGGCACATATTCATACTGGCCGGATCGGCATGAATGGTGATGTTTTAGTTGGCCTTGAGCAAAGCACCGATGATATGAATGTGTGGATGACCCCAGACAACACCATGATCAACGCTGAGATTTTTGCAGTGCTCGCATCGGGTGGTCACTATGTTAATGTGCATACACCAGCAAATGTGAGTGGTGAACTTCGTGGTCAGATCCTCACTGACAACTACACTTTGGTTGCGTTTCCATTGAGTGGCGAGCAAGAAGTCCCAGCCGTTACAACCACAGCCACTGGTAGTGGATATGCTTTGGTAAATCGAAACGGCTTCAACCTTGAATTACAAGTCCTCACCTCAGGTGTTGCCGATGCAACGGCTGCGCATATACATACAGGCATTGCTGGTGAAAACGGCCCTGTTTTACTAACGTTAATGCAAGATAGTAGTGATGCCAATCGCTGGATGGCTCCGGCCAATGCAGCATTGACAGCGGAAATATTTGCGATTCTGGCAGGCGGTGGTCACTACGTGAATGTGCATACACCAGCAAATCCAAGTGGTGAGTTAAGAGGCCAAATAGTTAATTAACCTGAGGTTTGGATAAGGAATGTTCCAACTCATTGTTTCTAAAGAACAACTTAGTTTTCCCTTCTCTAGCCAGAGAGTTTTAGGGAAAACACCGCTTCCGCGTCCTGCTCTCGCTAAGGTACCTACATCCTGTAGGCAAGGCGAATTTACGCACCAATAGCTGGCTATTGGAAGTGAATTCAACGCAGTTAGCGCTAAAACTGGCTGCTAGAAAGGCATTAATTAATCGCTTAGATAATTATATCGCATCAAAGAGTCTGTTAAGTGCAGACTCTTTTTCTTTATATTCAAGTTACACAACCATTATTCAGTCAGGGGAGTTATATTTAGTTAAAAAGATGTAACCAAAAAATCATGATTTGTTCCTGTAATCGTAATGCAAAGCGTCTAGCGTAAGCCTTCTTTAAAATAATAATGGTATTACAATGAATAAGATAAGCGTTTGTTCTGCGATCATAGCTACATTATTACTGTGTGCATGTGATGATGACTCTGTGGAGGTTGTACAGGTTGAAAAGCCGGTGATCACAACGGAGACTGAAGTAAAAGTCGTTGAAGTTCCGGTAATTGTGGAGGTGCCTGCAGGTAGCGCAAGTGCCATGCAAGTGGGTACACGTCCTGATTTCTTAATTCAAGATATGGAAGAAGGTGCACTCAAAACCAAGCTTGAGCAGTGTGCTAACGGACCTTTTTATAAAACAGACTTTTCAATTGGACACCGTGGTGCGCCAATGCAGTTTCCTGAACACACCAAAGAATCTTATATTGCGGCCGCTAAAATGGGTGCTGGGATTTTAGAGTGTGACGTTGCCTTTACTAAAGACAAAGAGCTGGTTTGTCGCCACTCACAATGTGATTTACACACAACAACAAATATTTTAGCAACGGATTTAGGCCAAAAATGTACAACACCATTTGTACCAGGCGATCCTGAAAATGGAATTGCAGCCCAAGCTAAGTGTTGTACCAGCGACATTACTTTGGCTGAGTTTAAGACATTAAAAGGTAAAATGGATGCCGCGAACTCAATGGCGACAACCGTAGAGGAATATATGGATGGCACGGCAAATTGGCGCACCGATTTATATGCGAGCCGTGGCACTTTAATGACCCATGCCCAGAGTATTGAGTTATTTAAAAGTTTAGGCGTGAAAATGACGCCAGAGCTGAAGACTCCGTCTGTCGCGATGCCTTTCGACGGTTTTACACAAGAAGCCTACGCACAAAAAATGATCGACGAATACAAAGCCGCAAATGTAGATCCAAAAAATGTATGGGCACAGTCATTTAATCGTGACGATGTCATCTATTGGATAAAAGAAAATCCAGAGTTTGGCGCACAGGCAGTGTATTTGGACGACAGATACGAAGCGCAAGCAGTAGACAATGAAACCATGGTATCAGCAGAGCAAATCGTGCATAACCCGGAGCTATTGTCGCCAACAATGGAGGAGCTTGCAGCGGATGGTGTTAACATTATCGCACCGCCTCTTTGGATGTTATTAACCGAAGAAGGGGGGAAAATAGTACCTTCACCTTATGCCAAAGCTGCAAAAGCAGCAGGGCTTGGGATCATCACTTGGACATTAGAGCGCTCTGGTCACTTAGCCAGCGGTGGTGGCTGGTACTATCAAAGCATCAACGGCAGTCTGTCGGGTGCGG
The sequence above is a segment of the Pseudoalteromonas piscicida genome. Coding sequences within it:
- a CDS encoding CHRD domain-containing protein; protein product: MTMGVEDATAAHIHTGRIGMNGDVLVGLEQSTDDMNVWMTPDNTMINAEIFAVLASGGHYVNVHTPANVSGELRGQILTDNYTLVAFPLSGEQEVPAVTTTATGSGYALVNRNGFNLELQVLTSGVADATAAHIHTGIAGENGPVLLTLMQDSSDANRWMAPANAALTAEIFAILAGGGHYVNVHTPANPSGELRGQIVN
- a CDS encoding glycerophosphodiester phosphodiesterase family protein; translated protein: MNKISVCSAIIATLLLCACDDDSVEVVQVEKPVITTETEVKVVEVPVIVEVPAGSASAMQVGTRPDFLIQDMEEGALKTKLEQCANGPFYKTDFSIGHRGAPMQFPEHTKESYIAAAKMGAGILECDVAFTKDKELVCRHSQCDLHTTTNILATDLGQKCTTPFVPGDPENGIAAQAKCCTSDITLAEFKTLKGKMDAANSMATTVEEYMDGTANWRTDLYASRGTLMTHAQSIELFKSLGVKMTPELKTPSVAMPFDGFTQEAYAQKMIDEYKAANVDPKNVWAQSFNRDDVIYWIKENPEFGAQAVYLDDRYEAQAVDNETMVSAEQIVHNPELLSPTMEELAADGVNIIAPPLWMLLTEEGGKIVPSPYAKAAKAAGLGIITWTLERSGHLASGGGWYYQSINGSLSGAAMIDNDGDTFKVLDVLAKEVGVLGVFSDWPATTTYYASCMGMPASI